CCGATGCTAAGCGACCTGCACCACTTATTTCCTGTTGATGAAAATGCGAATTCTACGCGTAGCAATAATCCTTTTGGTGTGGTTACGAATCCTCAATGGCAACAAGGGGGTAGCAAATCTATAAGCGAACTTTTTGAGCCCAAGGATTCCCACAAGGGAAGGGGAGCAAGAGCCCTACTATATTTTGCCATTCGGTATCAAAACTATAATAGTTTTTTAACGGCCCAGGAAAATATTTTACGACAATGGAATACGCAATATATACCCACGCAAAAGGATTCTCTGAGGAATGAAGCCATCTATAAATTGCAAAAAAACCGCAATCCTTTTATCGATCATCCTGAGTTGGCAAATCGTATAACCAGTATATCCAAATTTTCTAATACTCCCTATAACGACAGTTTTTATATATTCGATTCTGCTATTAATTTGTCGGGGAATTTGCAAGATACTTTATTATATACAATCACAGCAACAGGTTTGGGAAATCAAACCTTATTGTTTACCAATATTAAAACAAATCTGTTCGCCAAAAATGTGGCGGCCATTAGCTGCGATGCAGGTTTCGCAGGTAGTTTGAATCTAAAATATATTTGTAATACTTCAGGAGTTTTTATAGATACTATTGTAATGGATTGTAGCCATAATACCATCAAAAATATACTTGTTCCTGTAAAAATTACGGTTTTGCCAAATAGTATATATAATAGTAGTACTAGTTATAATATTAGCATTTATCCAAATCCCGCCCGCCATCATATTAATATAGACTTGAAAAATAATATCGGTAAATCCATCATGAAATTATATAATATTACGGGCCAACAAATATTGGAAACTATATTATATAATAGTATGAACACTGTTGATTTACCTAGTGTTTCAGGGATGTATTATATAGAGATATTTACCCATGATGGTGTGATCAA
This portion of the Bacteroidota bacterium genome encodes:
- a CDS encoding endonuclease; translation: MKYIFCFLFLLAVTNSGFSQLLDFNPSLADFGVVYSKDSQTRIIKVSNQTAKTLIIYKTQLFTQHFYTSDSAFVLPPYGEKSIAIGFSPLHNIIHASELFFHIQGHGTYSLHLYGQGRYKEKYYDSTENLHEEALKTSLKNILTKNYNSLGYNSARDNMYMQFDNGKNNGSGDTVNTLECVYTGRVIKSYANRQDAQTNYNFNTEHTWPQSLFSSQEPMLSDLHHLFPVDENANSTRSNNPFGVVTNPQWQQGGSKSISELFEPKDSHKGRGARALLYFAIRYQNYNSFLTAQENILRQWNTQYIPTQKDSLRNEAIYKLQKNRNPFIDHPELANRITSISKFSNTPYNDSFYIFDSAINLSGNLQDTLLYTITATGLGNQTLLFTNIKTNLFAKNVAAISCDAGFAGSLNLKYICNTSGVFIDTIVMDCSHNTIKNILVPVKITVLPNSIYNSSTSYNISIYPNPARHHINIDLKNNIGKSIMKLYNITGQQILETILYNSMNTVDLPSVSGMYYIEIFTHDGVIKQKVVVE